The following are encoded together in the Actinomycetes bacterium genome:
- a CDS encoding ATP-grasp domain-containing protein yields MFPAVLVANRGEITVRVIRTLRRLGIRSVAVYSDADANAAHVQAADSAVRIGPAAAAESYRNIPAVIAAARESGASAIHPGYGFLSENADFVSACEEAGITFIGPGAAAVAAMGDKIAAKNRVAAAGVPVVPGRHDPDMDDAQVQAAVIEVGFPALLKPSAGGGGKGMRIVRQETDIAEEIAAARREATTAFGDDTLLVERLIERPRHIEVQILADQFGTVRHLGERECSLQRRHQKVIEEAPSPFVGSELRERLGQAAIDAAKSCGYLGAGTVEFIVDANEAGTFFFLEMNTRLQVEHPVTEEITGWDLVEWQVRIAAGEPLPEGPAGVPLTGHAIEARVYAEDPGQGFLPSSGQLLLVQEPDSARVDSGVLTGQSISTFYDPMIAKVIARGSDRAEALARLDRALADTAYLGVTTNVAYLRGLLALPEVQAGDLHTGLIEEHPELTEATTPDDHDLAAAALLRVAELAPADTSDPWSIPDGWRITGRAPIGVRVRSAAGTVADIDVRGLPQHADISIDGGATQSTSMQGSLGRLEIALAERTRRYAAAVEPGGDVVWLASGGRSLRLVEIDRLQAESRAGAGASSGSVRSPMPGTVIAVAVSAGDHVAEGDPLVTVEAMKMEHTLKAPAAATVAEVRVAVGRPVALDEALVLLDSTDSDD; encoded by the coding sequence TTGTTCCCTGCCGTTCTAGTCGCGAATCGTGGCGAAATCACCGTCCGGGTAATTCGCACGTTACGGCGACTCGGTATCCGATCCGTCGCGGTCTATAGCGATGCCGACGCCAACGCCGCCCACGTGCAGGCTGCGGACAGTGCAGTACGGATCGGCCCAGCAGCCGCTGCCGAGTCCTACCGCAATATCCCGGCAGTGATCGCCGCCGCCCGCGAATCCGGAGCCAGCGCCATCCACCCCGGCTACGGGTTCTTAAGCGAAAACGCCGACTTTGTTTCCGCCTGCGAAGAAGCGGGCATCACCTTCATCGGCCCCGGAGCTGCAGCCGTAGCGGCGATGGGGGACAAGATCGCCGCCAAGAACCGGGTCGCGGCCGCCGGAGTGCCAGTGGTTCCCGGTCGGCACGACCCCGATATGGACGACGCACAGGTCCAGGCCGCTGTCATCGAGGTCGGATTTCCGGCGCTACTCAAGCCATCAGCCGGTGGCGGTGGCAAGGGCATGCGGATCGTGCGGCAGGAAACTGACATCGCTGAAGAGATCGCCGCCGCCCGCCGCGAAGCAACCACAGCATTCGGTGACGACACGTTGCTGGTGGAGCGGCTCATCGAACGCCCCCGCCACATCGAGGTGCAGATCCTGGCTGATCAGTTCGGCACCGTGCGTCACTTGGGGGAGCGCGAATGCAGCTTGCAGCGCCGCCACCAGAAAGTGATCGAGGAAGCGCCGTCGCCATTCGTCGGCTCGGAACTGCGCGAGCGGTTAGGGCAGGCGGCCATCGACGCTGCCAAATCCTGTGGCTACCTGGGCGCGGGCACGGTGGAGTTCATCGTGGACGCCAACGAGGCTGGCACCTTTTTCTTCTTGGAGATGAACACTCGGCTGCAGGTGGAACACCCGGTCACCGAAGAAATCACTGGCTGGGACCTCGTCGAGTGGCAGGTGCGCATCGCCGCCGGGGAACCGCTGCCGGAAGGGCCGGCGGGAGTTCCACTGACCGGGCACGCCATCGAAGCGCGCGTCTACGCTGAAGATCCCGGCCAAGGCTTCCTCCCCTCCAGCGGACAGTTGCTGCTGGTGCAGGAACCGGACTCCGCCCGCGTCGACAGCGGTGTGCTGACTGGCCAAAGCATCAGTACCTTCTACGATCCGATGATCGCCAAGGTGATCGCCCGCGGCAGTGACCGCGCTGAGGCGTTGGCTCGATTGGATCGAGCGTTGGCCGACACCGCCTACCTTGGGGTGACCACCAACGTCGCCTACCTGCGCGGGTTGCTGGCGTTGCCGGAGGTGCAAGCCGGTGATCTGCACACCGGGCTGATCGAAGAACACCCGGAACTGACCGAGGCCACCACCCCGGACGACCACGACCTCGCCGCAGCCGCGCTGCTGCGAGTCGCGGAACTAGCACCAGCTGACACCAGCGACCCGTGGTCAATCCCCGACGGGTGGCGGATCACCGGTCGAGCACCCATCGGGGTGCGGGTGCGATCAGCGGCCGGCACTGTCGCCGACATTGACGTGCGTGGGTTGCCGCAGCACGCTGACATCAGCATCGACGGTGGTGCCACCCAGTCGACCAGCATGCAAGGGTCGTTGGGTCGGTTGGAGATTGCGTTGGCGGAGCGCACCCGCCGCTACGCCGCTGCGGTAGAACCGGGCGGCGATGTGGTGTGGCTGGCCAGCGGTGGCCGGTCGCTACGGTTAGTGGAGATCGATCGGCTGCAAGCAGAATCGCGGGCCGGTGCTGGTGCCAGTAGCGGTTCCGTGCGCAGCCCGATGCCGGGCACTGTGATCGCAGTCGCGGTGTCAGCCGGAGATCACGTCGCCGAAGGTGACCCACTGGTCACCGTGGAAGCGATGAAGATGGAGCACACCCTTAAAGCACCGGCCGCCGCGACCGTCGCCGAGGTACGGGTGGCCGTAGGCCGGCCGGTGGCTTTGGATGAGGCGTTGGTGTTGTTGGATTCAACGGACAGCGATGACTGA
- a CDS encoding methylcrotonoyl-CoA carboxylase translates to MPVVESQIDPESDGPRANRDHHAALAQDLHKRLESASLGGPEKARLKHKSRGKLLPRERVDHLLDPGSPFLELSPLAADGMYGDAAPAAGIITGIGRVSGRLCMVIANDATVKGGTYYPMTVKKHLRAQEIAAQNRLPAIALVDSGGAFLPMQDEVFPDREHFGRIFYNQARLSAMEVPQIAAVLGSCTAGGAYVPAMSDEAVIVRNQGTIFLGGPPLVRAATGEVVTAEELGGGEVHSRISGVTDHLAEDDPHALQIVRQIVDTFPPAENPPWEVTDSVEPQYPADSIYSVVPSDLRTPYDVREVIARLVDGSDFTEFKAEYGTTLVTGFARIHGQPVGIIANNGVLFSESALKGAHFIELCDQRRIPLLFLQNISGFMVGRDYEAGGIAKHGAKMVTAVACARVPKLTVVIGGSYGAGNYSMCGRAYSPRFLWMWPNARISVMGGEQASSVLATVRRQQFEDAGDEWDPADEEAFKEPVRAAYEEKGNPYYATARLWDDGIIDPADTRRVVGMALAACGQAPLEPVSRGIFRM, encoded by the coding sequence ATGCCTGTTGTTGAGTCGCAGATTGACCCCGAGTCCGATGGTCCGCGGGCAAACCGAGACCACCACGCTGCTTTAGCGCAAGATCTGCACAAACGACTGGAGTCCGCCTCCCTGGGCGGGCCGGAAAAAGCGCGGCTGAAACACAAGAGTCGAGGCAAACTGTTGCCCCGCGAACGGGTGGACCATCTACTCGACCCCGGCTCACCTTTCCTGGAGCTGTCACCACTGGCCGCCGACGGAATGTACGGCGACGCGGCACCAGCCGCTGGCATCATCACCGGCATCGGGCGGGTGTCCGGTCGGTTGTGCATGGTGATCGCCAACGACGCCACCGTTAAGGGCGGCACCTACTATCCGATGACGGTGAAGAAGCATCTGCGGGCACAAGAGATCGCCGCGCAGAACCGGCTACCCGCCATCGCGCTGGTGGATTCCGGTGGTGCGTTCCTGCCGATGCAGGATGAGGTGTTTCCGGACCGGGAGCACTTCGGTCGGATCTTCTACAACCAGGCGCGACTCTCCGCGATGGAAGTTCCGCAGATCGCCGCGGTGCTCGGGTCCTGTACCGCTGGTGGTGCCTATGTGCCGGCCATGAGTGACGAGGCCGTGATCGTGCGCAACCAGGGCACTATCTTCCTGGGCGGTCCACCGCTGGTGCGCGCCGCGACTGGGGAAGTGGTCACCGCTGAGGAACTCGGCGGCGGCGAGGTGCATTCGCGGATCTCCGGGGTGACTGATCACCTGGCTGAGGACGACCCGCATGCGTTGCAGATTGTGCGGCAGATCGTGGACACCTTTCCACCGGCAGAGAATCCGCCGTGGGAAGTCACCGATAGCGTGGAGCCGCAGTACCCGGCTGATTCCATCTACTCGGTGGTGCCCAGCGACTTGCGCACCCCCTACGACGTTCGGGAAGTCATCGCTCGGTTGGTGGACGGCAGCGACTTCACCGAGTTCAAGGCCGAATACGGCACCACGCTGGTGACCGGGTTCGCCCGGATCCACGGTCAGCCGGTCGGAATCATCGCGAACAACGGCGTGCTGTTCTCCGAGTCCGCACTAAAAGGGGCACACTTCATCGAGTTGTGCGACCAACGGCGCATCCCGCTGTTGTTCCTGCAAAACATCAGTGGCTTCATGGTGGGCCGCGACTACGAAGCCGGTGGCATCGCCAAACACGGCGCCAAGATGGTGACCGCGGTGGCGTGCGCACGAGTGCCCAAACTGACCGTCGTCATCGGTGGCTCCTACGGGGCGGGCAACTATTCCATGTGTGGTCGGGCCTACTCGCCGCGGTTCCTGTGGATGTGGCCCAACGCCCGGATCTCAGTGATGGGTGGGGAACAGGCGTCCTCGGTATTAGCCACTGTTCGTCGGCAACAGTTCGAGGATGCTGGCGACGAGTGGGACCCCGCGGACGAGGAAGCGTTCAAGGAACCCGTGCGCGCGGCATATGAGGAAAAAGGCAACCCCTATTACGCCACCGCGCGACTGTGGGACGACGGCATCATCGACCCCGCCGACACCCGCCGCGTGGTGGGAATGGCGCTAGCCGCATGCGGCCAGGCACCACTGGAACCGGTGTCTCGCGGAATCTTCCGGATGTGA